The DNA window TTAATTTCTATTACTCGAATTTGTTAGAAATAGAAGTACGACTATATCTAATTAACATGTACTTCTTATTGAACTACCTTGGAAGAACGTAATTTCCTTCCATATTCTGTGGTGAAGTAGGGCTTCATGGATGGCTAACGTGTGCGTTAGTTTAAGAACAATGAGCTGCATAGACGGCTCTTTTTTCTTGTTAAACTAAAGCAGCAGGTTAATTTAATAAAGAAATATTTTGGGAGTAGGCGGAATGGCAATAGACTCCCCTGACAGAGATAATTTTGATTTCCTTAGGGGTTTTTTATCTGTTCAAACAATACCATTAATTCTGCTCTTTATAAGCATATTGAAAATATTTATGAACCAGAGAACATTAAAAGAAAAGTGATGTGTTCAAAGCACAAGAGTTTATACGTTTTATTCGATAGAAGATGTTACTTGTTAAACTAACGCAGCAGGTTAGTTGAAGAAAAGGTTATTTGTGGCGGCGATTAATTGGTGGATAAGGGGGGCGTTTTTGTGCATCATTGTTTCAATGTTTACTTTTTATGTTTCATTAGAGGGGTTCTATTAAGCTAACGAGTTCTTTAGTTGAGGAAAAACAGATTTGTAGCATTAACTGGAGCACATATTCATATAAAAGGAGGAACCGACAAGTTGAAACTGATTTGTAAAGCATGTAATTTAGAAATTTCTGAATCATTATCGGAATTAAAAGACCTGAATTTGATTAGTAAAAACGATGGTCAAGATTATGTTCCTAGAGGCTTTTATTTAATTCAAGAAGAAACAACTTACGAACTATTAAAAGGTTCAATCGTTATAAACATCAAGGATTTAATCAATTCAAACCGTCATTCAGATAGCAGTAGATTAAATGGTTGTTGTGGTCTTGACGGCTGTGATGGAATGAACAGGGTTTGCTTACATGATCACGAAATTGGTACAGAATACTCTGATTGTTGGAGGTTTCATAAAGTTGTATTAAATCCAGAGTTAGTACAACTTATTTAAGATTTAATTCGCTTATTAAACTATGAAGCAGGTTAGTTCAGAAAAATTAAGGGTTTTAAAACTATTCTCAATGGAGGTTAGAAAGGTGAAAGAAAATCATAGTTCCTTATATATCAATGTAATATTAGGTGCAGCTGGAACTTTACTTGTTGCATTAGCTGCTATGAGTAGTTTCTCTCTCAAAGATAATTCTTCAAATTTTATGCTTTTTTTTGGCTTTATTTTTATTATTAATTACATAAATTATTTAGAGAAAAAAGCGGGAATTAGTAATAAAATAACTTGGATAAGGGCGATAGGATCAATTGTTATATTTATTTCTTTGGGATATTTACTGTTTTACTAAGCTTATTAAACTACAGGGGCAGTTTAGTAAAACAGGATTTTATTTCAAAAGGGGTGTTTTTATGCTCATAGAGGAATATAGGACAAAGGGAATTAAAACGCCAATAGAGAAGGACAGAAAATTAAATGAAATATTTTACTAAAGAATGGTATGAACTTTGCCAAAGAACAAGTTTCCATCTACCTTTAGAAGAAGAAAAGAAAGCTGAAACATTTTCAGAAGATTATTTTCAACAGCTTTACAACAACGAATTAAATAGTTGGATTACTTTACAAGAAGAAATTGCTTTAATATTGAAAACCAACGAAACAGCAAACATAGATGAAAATACTAACTATGAGCCCTTTAATAGAGATAAGGCAATAGAACAATTTCATTTATCTTTTATTAATAATCAAGAGTATTTAAAAAAGGAATTATCAGAACCAATTTTAAATCAGATAGCTGATATAAGGGTTTATGCTTTATATAAGGCGAGTCGTAATGTTATAAATGCTGTTACTCAATTTTGCGAGAAAAATGAAAAGGATGTAACAATGACAAGTAAGGATTACAGAAGATATATCAATGGAGCTTCAGCATCATTGGGTGAAGAAATCATTAAGAACTTCAGCTTCCATGATTGTACGATTATAAAATCAGTTAAGAACGAAAGGTCCTTAAAATTACTTCTTGACAATACAGGTGGTTTTACAAATATAGATGAAGTCATTTTTGAAAATGTTACTATAATTCAACAGGATGGTTTGTTGCAAGGTTCATGGTGGTTGTATGAGGAAATATATAAGTCAAATGACAAGTACGAGTTTCGTGTCTTGCTTCAAAATATCACGATGGGTTTAATTGAATTTATTATTTCAGCTGACCAAATTCTCTTTAAAAGTAATAAAGATTCCAATTATAATTCATGAGCTTATTTTTTATTTTTTATTGAACTACCATGGAAGGATGTGAAATTTTTACATATTCTGTGGTGAAGCAAGGCTTCATGGATGGCTAACGGGGAGGTTAGTTTAAGAAGCAAAATAATAGGATTTGTGTTTTATTTCCATATACTGTATATTAAATTGAGATAATGTTGGGATCCGAATTTTCAAATCTAGGGTAGTTTTTTTAAAATTATTGAGGAGGGAAAAGTTGTTATATTTAGCTTTATTTATTGGACTGGTTTTAATTGTAATTACAACCAAGCTCAATAAATCATTAAAATTATCAAACATTTGGATGTTGCTTGGTCAAATTGGTGCTTCACTTGTGATAATAATGGTCGGTAAACTTGATATTAGTATTATTCATTATCCGATTTATGGGAATCTGATTGAGTTAGGGTATTTGACTATTCCAATTTCTTTATTATTTCTTATTAGTTTTACAAATGTGATGAATATGGAAAAAGAGCAAAATTCTTTAATATTACTTTTACCATGTGTTTCTTTAGTTTGTCTTTCCATATCGGCTTCCAACATGGGATATTCATTTGTTTCAATTATGGGAATTTGTGCTAGTTTAATGATTATGTTTGTTCTGCTATATGGCTATTTTTCAGGTAAAGTATTTGTAGGAAGAACACTTACTTCGTCAATAGGTTATATAATAGCAGTACTTTCACTGTCCTTACTTAAAACATCTATTGTTACAATTTATATTCCGATATTTACATTAGCACTACCATTTGCTTTATATTATTTAATTCACAATAAATTTACGAGCGTACAATCAATTACAATTAGCTCTTTAACGGCTATTTTCTTTAGCGTATTAATGTTTGTAGTTCCTATTAATATATTATGGTTTCTTGTTGTTGGGTTAACTGGTATTTTGGTTATCATGCAATTTTCTCGTAAGTATCGCTTTATTTAGAAACAAAATTCTATTACTTAATCTTAGCAGGGCTTTAAGGATGGCTAACGGGTGCTTTACTTTAAGAAGGAGTGAAGCCATTTTTCTTATTCAACTAAAGAACCAGGTTAGTTTAAGAAGATTAATGGTAAAATTAGGAGTATGGTAGTCAAAGGAAGCTTAAGTAATATTAGGTGAAAATTTTTATGAACAGGTCCAATAGAAACCAATATACTTTTTGATTATAGTATTATAGCAATTGTCAATATGAGTAAAAATAATAAGGAGGAAACTAATATGACAAAGAGAAATAAGGAGTTGCCACTAGAACAACGTGAGGAACTACTCAGAACTTTGAAAGTCCGTTTTGAGAAAAACATGGACCGACATGAAGGTCTTGAATGGGCTAAAGTACAATCTAAGCTCGAAGATAATACTGAAAAACTGTGGTCGCTCAATGAAATGGAAGGAACTGGCGGTGAACCGGATGTTGTTGGCCATGATAAAAAGACGGGCGAATACATTTTTTATGATTGTTCAGCAGAAAGTCCTAAAGGTCGCAGAAGTGTTTGTTACGACCGTGAAGCACTGGAGTCAAGGAAAAAACACCAACCAGAAAATAGCGCTATTGATATGGCAACTGCCATGGGCATAGAACTTTTAACGGAAGAACAATACCGGGAGCTACAGAAACTTGAAAATTTCGATATGAAAACGTCGAGCTGGGTGCAAACACCTGCTAATATTAGAAAACTCGGCGGGGCAATCTTTTGTGATCTTCGCTACGACACTGTCTTTGTGTACCACAATGGAGCAGATTCCTACTATGCTGCAAGAGGCTTCCGTGGCTCGCTAAGGGTCTAAATTTTTCATAGACAGTTAAATTTGAATTTGAGTACGGATTAACTGGGGAAAGGCTTTAATTTCATTCTTCCACTATCGGAGGCGTTAGCAAAAGATCAATGAGCTGCATAGACGGCTCTTTTTTACTTTCCTTTAGATTCTTGCTTTTTCCCGTAAAGCTCATCCAAGTGCTGTAAATGTTTTAATCCCCATTCATGCATTGCATTAAAACTGGCATTTATCCTTTTCCGTATTCGGTAATTGAGTATTCAACTTTTGGGGGTATTTGTGCATATACTTTACGATTTATAATATTGTGATATTCTAATTCTCTTAATTGGGTTGTAAGTCGAGAAATTCTTGTTCAACTATGAGGCTTTAGTTAAGTAGAGCAACGTCTATAAAGATGTTGCTCCTTTTACGTTTAAAAGTACTTCTGATAATACTCTTTCCTTATCCTCCCGATTAATTGAGCGTATTTCCTTCCGGTTTCAGATTTTTCATACGCCATAAGACTTTGTATGACGTCAATTGAAGCCCCATTATTCAACAAATTAGTTACGTAGCTGTGTCTAAGTTGGTGTGGGAGAATCTCTTTATTGATTTGAGCTAACGCAGCAGGTTAGTGGAAGAAAGAACATACTTATTTAGCAACAAATTTTCCCCATGATAAATAAAAGCATATGTACCATTCTTTTTGTCCAACTGTTAAAGGTCTCCTTTCATAAGATAAAATGCAAGTATTTTTCTTTATGAAAAGAGGTGAATTTTATATGGGGATTAGAAATATGTGTGATAAATGTATATGCGATCAACTAAGTATGTTGGAATCAGGCACTGATGTAGACGTAATTGTAGGCGGTGTAAGGTTGGAAGATATAACTTTTTTAGAATTTGACATGAGTAATTGCTGCGCCAAGTTTGAAGGTGTAGAAGAAGAAGAGGGTCAAATGGTTAATTTAACTATTTTTATAGATTGCCGTGATATTCAAGCGCTCCTTATAGAAGAAGAATGATAAATAAGAGGGGCTAAAGGGTGCATTCCTTCAAGAAGAAATAGCACCCTTTCTTCTTGAACTACCATGAAAATAAGTTTCTTCAAGAAAAGAAAAATGACAACACTGCCCTGCTCAATTATTTAAAAAAAGAGTAGAGCGTGCATTAACAAGTCTATGGATTTCGGTGACTATGTATTGACTACTCTTAACCATTTTCATTCTCTGTGGTGCAGCAATATTTTGTGCTGCATAGGTGGCAAACGGGGGCAGTTTACCTAAAGAAGGAATAACAAACCATGTTGTAGAAATAATAACCTAATTGAACCAAATGTCTTGAACCGAAAATAAATATTTTTTTAACTTTTTTAGGAGGTAATTATTTTGACCATAACAACGATTGAAGAATTTCAAAAACTAGATATTCGCATTGGTACTGTAATAAGTGCTGAATCCTTTCCTGAGGCACGTAAACCATCAATTAAACTAAGGATTGATTTTGGTGAAGAATTAGGAATAAAAAAATCTAGTGCACAATTAACAAAAAGATACACTCCAGAAATATTAATAGGTCGCCAAGTGGTAGCGGTTGTAAATTTTCCTCCACGTCGAATCGCTGGATTCAAATCTGAAATATTGGTGATAGGTGGTGTTCAAGAAGAAGGTGACGTAGTTCTGTTAAAGCCAGATGAAACTGTTGAAAATGGTACACCGATTGCATAGAGTCATTAAAAAACATAATAATTTCTAACAAAGTAATTGGTGGCTTCATGGGTGGCTAAAGGGGCAGAATAGTTAGAGAACAGTTGTTGAAGAGTGAAGCCGTTGTTCTATTTATTCGTATCCGTAGATATTAATGAATATAACGAATTGGAGGAGAACTAATGAAAGCAATTGTTTGCACAAAGTATGGCCCCCCCAATGTTCTTCAACTGAAAGAGGTAGAAAAACCTATTCCTAAGGAAAATGAAATACTGGTAAAAGTAAAAGCGACAACCGTAACAGCAGGAGATATTCGGGTAAGGAGTTTTACAGTTCCTCTCTCTTTTTGGCTGCCCGCAAGAATAGCACTTGGTTTTAGACGACCACAAAAAGCTATATTGGGGATGGAGTTAGCTGGGGAAGTTGAGTCAGTAGGGAAAGATGTCAAGCTGTTTAAGAAAGGTGATCAGGTTTTTGCGGCATCCCAGGCGGGTTTTGGTGCATATGCTGAGTATAAGTGTCTGTCTGAAGATGGACCAGTATCTATTAAACCATCCAATATAACTTACGAGGAAGCAGCAGCTATTCCCATTGGGGCACGAACGGCATTGTATTATCTTAGAAAAGCTAATATTCAGAGTGGCCAAAAGGTCCTTGTCTATGGAGCTTCAGGAAGTGTAGGAACTTATGCAGTACAGATTGCAAAGTTCTTTGGAGCAAATGTCACTGGGGTATGTAGTACGACGAATTTAGAATTGGTAAAATCTCTGGGCGCAGATCAGGTAATTGATTACACTGCAGAAGATTTTTCTACTAAAGGGGAGACTTATGATGTGATCTTTGAAGCGGTAAACAAGAGTTCATTTTCAGCTTGTATGAAATCGCTAAAAAAGGACGGAACCTATCTAAATGTCACTATACCATTACCAGGAATTAATATGTTATGGACTAAATTGACAAGCAGCAAGACACTAATTTTGAGTCAAAATTCACCTGAAAATTCCGAAGCTCTAAACTTCCTCAAAGAACTTGTTGAGTCAGGGAACTTAATAGTGGTCATTGACAGATCTTATGAGATTGAAGAGATAGTTGAAGCTCATAGATATGTTGAGAAAGGACACAAGAAGGGAAATGTCGTCATAACTGTGGAACATAACAAAAAATCCTAATAAATAGCACTATTGTATCAAAGATTAGGATAGAGGAAATTCATTTAATGTATTCATTGATAACATGGAACCTGTTTATTGGTTAGGAAAACATGGAAACACAAAAGAGAGTTTTCAATTATGATAAAAATCAAGCTATCATTAATCTACCGGTGGCTTTGGTTAAAGAAAATGGGTTGCTTTGGCAACTCTTTTTTCTTATTGAACTAAAGGGGCAGGCTAATTCAATAAGCTGGTTAATTCAGAATCAACAAACCTTAGGAGGTGAATTAATTGAAAAGAAGATTACTCTATT is part of the Psychrobacillus sp. FSL H8-0483 genome and encodes:
- a CDS encoding NAD(P)-dependent alcohol dehydrogenase, whose amino-acid sequence is MKAIVCTKYGPPNVLQLKEVEKPIPKENEILVKVKATTVTAGDIRVRSFTVPLSFWLPARIALGFRRPQKAILGMELAGEVESVGKDVKLFKKGDQVFAASQAGFGAYAEYKCLSEDGPVSIKPSNITYEEAAAIPIGARTALYYLRKANIQSGQKVLVYGASGSVGTYAVQIAKFFGANVTGVCSTTNLELVKSLGADQVIDYTAEDFSTKGETYDVIFEAVNKSSFSACMKSLKKDGTYLNVTIPLPGINMLWTKLTSSKTLILSQNSPENSEALNFLKELVESGNLIVVIDRSYEIEEIVEAHRYVEKGHKKGNVVITVEHNKKS
- a CDS encoding UDP-N-acetylmuramyl pentapeptide phosphotransferase, whose protein sequence is MLYLALFIGLVLIVITTKLNKSLKLSNIWMLLGQIGASLVIIMVGKLDISIIHYPIYGNLIELGYLTIPISLLFLISFTNVMNMEKEQNSLILLLPCVSLVCLSISASNMGYSFVSIMGICASLMIMFVLLYGYFSGKVFVGRTLTSSIGYIIAVLSLSLLKTSIVTIYIPIFTLALPFALYYLIHNKFTSVQSITISSLTAIFFSVLMFVVPINILWFLVVGLTGILVIMQFSRKYRFI
- a CDS encoding DUF4085 family protein, translated to MKYFTKEWYELCQRTSFHLPLEEEKKAETFSEDYFQQLYNNELNSWITLQEEIALILKTNETANIDENTNYEPFNRDKAIEQFHLSFINNQEYLKKELSEPILNQIADIRVYALYKASRNVINAVTQFCEKNEKDVTMTSKDYRRYINGASASLGEEIIKNFSFHDCTIIKSVKNERSLKLLLDNTGGFTNIDEVIFENVTIIQQDGLLQGSWWLYEEIYKSNDKYEFRVLLQNITMGLIEFIISADQILFKSNKDSNYNS
- the csaA gene encoding chaperone CsaA, whose protein sequence is MTTIEEFQKLDIRIGTVISAESFPEARKPSIKLRIDFGEELGIKKSSAQLTKRYTPEILIGRQVVAVVNFPPRRIAGFKSEILVIGGVQEEGDVVLLKPDETVENGTPIA
- a CDS encoding DUF4256 domain-containing protein yields the protein MTKRNKELPLEQREELLRTLKVRFEKNMDRHEGLEWAKVQSKLEDNTEKLWSLNEMEGTGGEPDVVGHDKKTGEYIFYDCSAESPKGRRSVCYDREALESRKKHQPENSAIDMATAMGIELLTEEQYRELQKLENFDMKTSSWVQTPANIRKLGGAIFCDLRYDTVFVYHNGADSYYAARGFRGSLRV
- a CDS encoding penicillin-binding protein; translation: MGIRNMCDKCICDQLSMLESGTDVDVIVGGVRLEDITFLEFDMSNCCAKFEGVEEEEGQMVNLTIFIDCRDIQALLIEEE
- a CDS encoding tyrosine-type recombinase/integrase, producing the protein MNKEILPHQLRHSYVTNLLNNGASIDVIQSLMAYEKSETGRKYAQLIGRIRKEYYQKYF